One segment of Dromaius novaehollandiae isolate bDroNov1 chromosome Z, bDroNov1.hap1, whole genome shotgun sequence DNA contains the following:
- the LOC135324855 gene encoding maestro heat-like repeat-containing protein family member 7, whose protein sequence is MDCGFGPLVLTGAPQPWCQRFLCPQAQHHFEETSDSSGHGRQKHFPILGQLVGCLTLCCAYEEQGTSDRAAAALRHLCRFILREESREQWPASPEHLQLQKDWEAINAFCLSQSSDARQLLTVVGKYLQPSESTDVIVMAIRAMRACSAYDTQAAAHMLDVLVTEDACLMEHVPKIVRCIWRSVLSITEVSARLSLDRALLKLTCTYPEDVVMTLLRCCPSCDSAAAAMWRLLVSKPEAAERVLQELLSVLEDWPLHEIFTSDGDDTDVFSLAATRALHEILQQSSYLQEVEAFFHQLFLVLLFQISFTTELSPEEAEIWRECQGEESALSSAVRFTVQTMKALLCCVGYEAQVLLMERKRGWDLLLSTETLYRGVGLLAREMRKTSSHLRAFMLQRLTELLRREEALQEIPAMAFLVELLACGDLCGEDEDVLVVLGRYLQSRCGVMRGLVLRGLVLLCEREETVRRMHFLVPLLMEQLQDVDRDIGTKALVVLSHVVHVMARERVAGIALQLLEKLLPLFDDEPRHVRELSIHLFKDVMEAVVGSRDKQVKEQVHRSLLPLVFHLHDEILNVAQASQEALLGAAKFLKWEQLGHLTAAAQTWRIGECLLARDSRRAGEYLRHSLSCLQSPQEPLREAAVRFTGLAGQCLRGRSKEKLEDICKALQGLEKDISPSISSLATQTILLLRAPGTGGTHQGLCYRLRRAWERWHRPWGAGRVCCWSSPVS, encoded by the exons ATGGACTGTGGGTTTGGGCCTTTGGTCCTGACCGGTGcccctcagccctggtgccagcgCTTCCTGTGCCCCCAGGCCCAGCACCACTTTGAAGAAACCAGCGACAGCTCTGGCCATGGGAGACAGAAGCATTTcccaatcctggggcagctggtggggtgtCTCACGCTCTGCTGTGCCTACGAGGAGCAGGGGACTAGTGACAGGGCTGCGGCTGCTCTTCGGCACCTCTGCAGATTCATCCTGCGGGAAGAGA gcagggagcagtggccggctagcccagagcacctgcagctccagaagGACTGGGAAGCAATCAACGCCTTCTGTCTTTCACAGTCCAGCGATGCCAGGCAACTCCTGAcg GTAGTTGGGAAATACCTGCAGCCCTCTGAGAGCACAGACGTCATCGTCATGGCCATCAGGGCCATGAGAGCCTGCAGCGCCTATGACACGCAGGCAGCTGCTCACATGCTGGATGTCCTTGTGACAGAGGATGCCTGCCTTATGGAGCAT GTGCCCAAGATAGTGAGGTGCATCTGGAGAAGCGTGCTCTCCATCACAGAGGTGTCTGCCCGGctcagcctggacagggccctcCTGAAGCTGACCTGCACGTACCCTGAAGACGTGGTCATGACCCTGTTGCGGTGTTGCCCATCATGCGACAG tgctgccgcggccatgtggaggctGCTGGTCTCGAAGCCCGAGGCTGCGGagagggtgctgcaggagctgctcagcgtgctggaggactggccgctgcACGAGATATTCACCTCGGATGGGGACGACACAGACGTCTtttccctggcc GCAACACGAGCGCTTCATGAGATCCTCCAGCAGTCCAGCTACCTGCAGGAGGTGGAGGCCTTTTTCCACCAGCTCTTCCTGGTGCtgctcttccagatttccttcaccacAGAGCTGTCGCCAGAGGAGGCCGAGATCTGGAGGGAATGCCaaggggaagagtctgctctGAGCAGTGCCGTGAG gttcaCAGTGCAGACGATGAAAGCGCTGCTGTGCTGTGTTGGCTATGAGGCGCAGGTGCTGCTCATGGAGAGGAAGCGTggctgggacctgctgctcagCACAGAGACCCTCTACAGGGGAGTgggtttgctggccag agagatgaggaagacatCAAGTCACCTGCGTGCTTTCATGCTGCAGCGGCTGACAGAGCTGCTCCGCAGGGAGGAGGCCTTGCAAGAGATCCCTGCCATGGCTTTCCTGGTGGAG ctgctggcctgcggTGACCTTTGTGGAGAAGATGAGGATGTGCTGGTTGTCCTTGGGAGGTATCTGCAGAGTCGCTGCGGGGTGATGCGCgggctggtgctcagaggcctcgtCCTGCTGTGTGAGAGGGAGGAGACG GTACGAAGAATGCATTTCCTGGTGCCACTCCtcatggagcagctgcaggatgtggaCAGGGACATTGGCACAAAGGCCTTGGTGGTGCTCAGCCATGTGGTCCATGTCATGGCCAGAGAGAGGGTGGCTGGCATCGCTCTGCAGCTGTtggagaagctcctgccgctctttgatgac gagccTAGGCAcgtgcgagagctctccatcCACCTCTTCAAAGATGTCATGGAGGCTGTAGTGGGCAGCAGAGATAAGCAGGTGAAGGAGCAAGTGCACAGGAGCCTGCTCCCCCTGGTCTTCCATTTGCATGACGAGATCCTGAACGTGGCCCAG gcctcgcAGGAAGCCCTCCTTGGTGCTGCCAAGTTCCTCAAGTGGGAGCAGCTGGGACACCTGACCGCGGCAGCACAGacgtggaggatcggcgagtgcctg ctggcgAGGGACAGCAGAAGGGCAGGAGAATACCTGCGCCACAGCCTGTCGTGCTTGCAGAGCCCACAGGAGCCCTTGCgggaggcagccgtgaggttcactg ggcttgctgggcagtgcctgaggggccggagcaaggagaaactggaggacatctgcaagg ccctgcaaggtttGGAGAAGGACATCAGCCCGTCGATCTCTTCCCTGGCCACT
- the LOC135324856 gene encoding uncharacterized protein LOC135324856: MAERPPSRPRVAWQEQVEEAGVLAESSSQPQPHEGCVPQALLMAPSLALPREEAEALEHLHAFLSHRGKEEAEKLRFLASVCTLCTAASSNAWLREQLWLCRLELAETLEQSASGSGERKQQPAACLLLQRLLPASKGGCTEPECFPLLQDPGRHGQHAAGVGAQLPCLSAAGDADHPEGPAALHGVQASSCACEGRGADCQSGELFLAAAPS, encoded by the exons atggcggagagaccccccagccgccccagggtggcctggcaggagcaggtgGAGGAGGCCGGGGTCCTTgcggagagcagcagccagccgCAGCCCCATGAGGGGTGTGTGCCCCAGGCACTGCTGAtgg ctcccagcctggctctTCCCAGAGAGGAGGCGGAAGCCCTGGAGCACCTGCATGCCTTTCTGAGCCACCGAGGAAAG gaAGAGGCCGAGAAGCTGCGGTTTCTGGCCTCTGTCTGCACTCTGTGCACAGCGGCCAGCTCCAACGCCTGGTTACGGGAGCAGCTTTGGCTGTGCAGATTGGAACTGGCTGAgacgctggag CAAAGTGCATCTGGTTCCGGAGAGCGAAAACAacagcctgctgcatgcctgcttctgcagcgtcttctccctgcctccaagggaggatgcacagagcctgaatgcttccctctactccaag accctggaCGCCATGGACAGCATGCTGCAGGTGTTGGTGCTCAGCTGCCCTGCCTCTCAGCTGCTGGAGATGCAGATCATCCTGAag gtcctgctgcccttcacggAGTCCAAGCAAGCAGCTGCGCGTGTGAGGGCCGTGGGGCGGATTGCCAGTCTGGtgagctcttccttgctgcag CTCCCTCATGA